The Magnetococcales bacterium genome contains the following window.
ATGGAGGTTCCGGTGGTCGAAGTGCTGGCCCGAGAGCACGGGGCTGGGCGTCTCAGTACAAAGTCACCGATTCAGGTGGTAGTTATGCCCCCAACTCCAGACGGTACCATCAGATTTCAGGCCTATGGTAAAATAAGCGCCAGCTGAGACCATCGGTTCGACAGCGGTGGCCAAGGAGGGGGAGGAGAGGAAAAGGAGGAGGGCGTATAAAATGACGCGCATGAATTTTATCCCTGGAAAAAAGGCGACCGGTCCCGAGGCGTATACTTATGCCTCGGGACCAAAATTAATTTCAACCAGTGTCGCCAATTCCAAGGTTATATTGCAAACGGTTTTTTTACCGTTGGCAATAGTGAGCGTTAAGCCGTGGTATCATTCTGGAAAGATTTCACCCGGACATACCACAGCTTCGAACTGAAGCCGGTGACGGTGCTGCCGGTTTGGTTGAAGAGGTTGATTTTGACCTGACCGTCGGAGTCGACGAATCCCTGCACCAGGCAGCCCTGAATATCTTCCCCGGGGCTTACCTCAACGATATCACCGATTTGAGCAGGGAGAACCGCGATATTGTTGGAAGTGACGCCGGTTCCAGAGAGAATGTCGCCACCGCCTGCGGGGTGAAACCAACCACCCGCTTCCATAGCCTCTCCGGTATTGTCTCGATCCCAGAAGGTGCCGCTGCCATCGGCGCTCACCAGACCAGGGACTTCGAACACCCCACGGACGTGATTGTTGATGATCCGTGCGTCACTGGCGGTTCCCTTGACCTTCACCAGTCGATAGCTGTCGTTGGAGCCGGCATGGAAGGTATTGTCGGAGATGATTACATAGTTGGCACCGATTTCCACCAGGTGATCCAGGTTGACGCTACTTTTGTTGACCACTGTGTTTCTGGTGAAGCGAATGGTCTTGCCGTTGATGCGGACAATTTCATTGCTTTCGCCAAGAATCGCGTTGCTGAGCAGAATGGTGTTTTCGGAGATGATGCCGGATTGATAGGTATCCGGATCGGTGGGGGTGATCTGGATGCCGTTTTTGATCATATTGCTCTTGATGTTGAGGCCATCGACGCTGTCGATATCCATCTGGATGGAGCCCCAAATCTGGTTGTTGGTGATGGCCATGTCATTATGGGACTGAGTGGTGCCCCCTGTGGGAGAGACACTGAAATGGCCTTTGATCACGTTACCGTTGATATGCAGGGCGTCGGTGTTGTCAACGCTGATGGTGAGTGGGCCTTCGATCTTGTTGTTGTTGACGTCCAGATCGGAGTGTGTCTGGTTATTGCTGGGGGCAGAGACGGTAATGCTGGTGGCAACTTGGTTGTCAGAAAGGCGAAAACCTTCCACAGTATCGGTATCAACCTCGATATGGCTCCCAATTTTGTTGTTGGTGACAGTGATATCTTTATAGGATTTGATGGTTCCCGTAGGCTTGATTTCAAGATAGCTGGAAACATCGTTATCGCTGATTTTCAGGCCATCGACAGAATCGACAGCTACTTCAATCGTGGTGCCGGTTTTGTTTCGTTCGATTGAAACATCTGTGAGTGAATCGGTTGCATCAGTGTCCGTAGGCAATAATCCGATCTGCTCTTGAACGCCGTTATCATGTATTTTAACGATGCCTCCGGTCCGAGCTTTGACGATGATGTAAGTCACATCATCATTCCCAGAAATTTCAGTGTTGTTATACAGAGACTCAATATCAGATGAGCCGGTATCTTTGTGAAGCGGGCTGATCAATATTGAGTTGACAGAGTTGTTGGTCAGGACAAGTTTATTTGCTTTGATCGCCCTGGATACGATCTGGCCTGAGACAGTGACGCCATCGATTTTAAGATTGTCGATTACAGAATCTCTCTCGTATTCTTCTGTTTCTCCAAAGTTTACAGTTGTATATTGGATTTCTATTGATTTTTCTACGCTACCACCCATTATTTTAGTGTGTGATAGCTCGCCAATAATTCCAACATCGCCGTATTCTCCCATGTAGTTGTTGTTCATGAAGTTTGACCCAGCAGACTTGTAGTATCTGATGGTTGAGCCCCCCTCTACATACTTGCCACTTCTGATCGTGCTAGCGTATCTGTTGGGTTCATGATTGATGATGTTATTGTTTTCAATAGTAGAGCCTGTTAGCCCAATCGCCTCAAAGGCCGCACTATCAGTGGTGCCGGTGACGTTATACAGTCTTGAGAAGGTGTTTCCATTAATCGTGCATGAACTCATGTTTTCTACTTTGCAGCAAGATGCATCTGGTATCGCACCATCTTTTTCTTGAATCGTGACTATATTATTGTTGAGTTCTGCTCCTGAGGAAACGTCATTCCCTCTTGCATAGATGACCAGGCCCACAGAAGTGCTGGCATCTGTGAAACCTTCTGGGCGAGTAGCGAGGCCGAATTCAGTCACCACGTTGTTGTTTATGTTAGGGGACTGGATTTCATTTTCATTGGTGCTGTCGATGATGAAGCCGTATTGAGTGTAACCCTTGGAGCTGCAATTTTGGATTGTGACATTGTCGCAGTCGGTTATTCTGATGGAAGTGGATCCCCATGACGACTCGTTTGACATCTCGACAGTTGGAGACAGTTCTTCGAAATCAAGACCATCAAACATAACACCATCAGCCTCTCCTGATGAATAAAAGGCATAGTTTACGCCCTGGGTAACATCAGTCAGGATTCGGGCGCTTCCTGTTCCATCTATTTCAAAGGACTGGTTTTTTTTGGGATTGATGGTTTTTGAAAGATAATAATCCCCTGCTCCAAAGTAAAAGATGGCTTCAGAATTATTGTCGATGGCATCCTGAAGAGAGGTTGCGTAGTCTTGATAGGAGACCCCGCCTACTTCGATGGTGTCGGAACATAGTTCATTTACATTTACTTCCGCTTGATTTTCAGGAGTTTCACACGCACCACTCTGAGAGGCAGCGGCCTTCTTGATGGATTCTTGGTTGGTTTTTTCAAGCGTATTGACTTGGGTATCATGGGCATCGTTTATATAGAGCTTTGCCAAGCCGTTAAAATAGATGCTCGCTTCCCCCCGATGATTCAGGGTAACCGGATTATCATTGAGGATGGTTTTTCCAGGGTTGGAATAGGTGAGTTTCAGTTCTTCGGAATCTGGGCTGTAGGTGTAGACACGTCCGTAAGCCAAGGGCTTGTTGTCATCATCCAGGGCTCGATAGTTGGGGCGAAAGTTTCCGGTAGGCATGATCTTTTCCTTCTGTCCGCATCAAGGGTTCAAAGTGATTTCCCAGGCAGTGGGATTTTTGTCATCCTGGGGTGATTGATGGGAGCTATTTTGGCGGGGGTTGGGGATTTTTATAATGTGCAGGAATTCAGCAAATTTTGGGGGAGGGGAGTGGCGGAAAAGAGGGGGAAAAGCGGTTGGTGGCGTGAGAGATGATGACCTCTTCCCAGCCCTCTCCACGGGGGGTGGAAAGGGCTGGGTGGGGGCGAGATGGGTGTGGTGGGGCGTTAAGAGCCGTCCCTCACCGGCCAGGCGTGGAAGGTTTTGAGGGTTTCCATGGTGTTGGAGATTCCCCCGAAGCCCACATACCAGGCCATATCCTCTTCATTCGGGGGGGAGGTGCTGGACCAATAGTTGGATTGGCGGTTATCAAAGGGGTAGTCGGTATAATACCAGGAGAGATCCACCAGGCTCAGCAGCTCGTTGCGGGTGGGTAGACGCCAGTTGGCGTCCCGGCCATCGTAGCCGGTGCAGGTTTGCAGGCCGACATTCAATTCAGCCACGCGGTTGAGGCCAACCTCCCAGGTATCCGCGTCCCAGCAGGCGGCGTTTTTCATCCAGACCAGGGTGGTGAGCTGATCCGTGATGGTGCCGTCGCCATTGTTGCTGAAGCGAGGTTCGGGCCAGGCCACTCCTGATTGCAGATCACCGTCGTCCCCACTCCAGTAGGAGGCGGTTTGACCGGTTTGGGGAACCAGGGCTGCAGTGTTGGACTCCCGGGTTTTCAGCTGCTGGAGCGGGGTGGCATCCCGTACCGGCCAGATCCGGGCGGCACTGGCGTCGGGGGTGATCGCACCGGTCCCCATGTCGAGCAGCCACGAATAGCCCTGGCTGGAGAGTTCATAATAGGTGTTGGAGAGATAGTCGCTGTCGGTTTGCACGTTCAGGAAGGGGTGGCCGGTGGGCAGAGCCGGGGAGCTGTTGCCCAGGTCCGACAGGCTCTGCAACTCCCGGATGGAGGGCAAACGCCAATCGCTGAAGGGGCTGGTGTAGCTTTCGCAGATCACTTCACCCCCATTCAGGCTTTCGATTTCGTCGATTCCAGAGCTGTCACTCTCCCAGCAACCGGCATCCTGTAGCCAGATGAGCCCCGTCAGATGATCGGTCACGGTGCCGTCGCCATTATCGGTAAAACGGGGCTCGGGCCAGGTGACCCCCGGTTGTAGATCGCCGTCATCCCCGGTGGCCACCGAGGTGGTTTGGCCGGTTTGTTGAACGAGCGCCGTGGTGGGGGAGTCGGTTTCCTCACCAAGACCGAACAGGTTGACCAGAAAATAGGCCATCTCCCCCCGGTTGATGTTTTGGCTGGGGCAATAATTCCCCTCTCCATCACACTCCCGTCCAGGCTCCATGGAGCTGCTGGCGACTCCTTCCCGATCCAGCTGTTCGATGTAGGAGGCAGCCCAATAGTCTGCCGAAACATCCCCGAAGAGCGTTCCGGTGGCTTCTGGGGGTTGATAGTCGGCGCCGTAGCGGATGCGTAGGAGAAAAATCGCCATCTCCGCTCGGGAAATATCGTTGCTGGGGCAAAAGCCGCTGTCGGAGCAGCCGCTGGTGATGCCCAGATCCATGAAATGCTCGATAAAGTTACCCACCCAATAATCGGCACTCACATCGTCGAACATCTCGCCGCTGGCGGAGTTGGGGATGTAGTCCGATCCGTAGAGGGCGCGGAGTAGGAAGACCGCCATTTCGGCGCGTTGCAGGGTGTTGTCGGGGCAATAGCTGCCGTCGCCGCAGCCGTTGGTGATGCTGGTTTCAGCGAGAATGGAGATTTCGTCGGCGGCAAAATGGTCGCAGGAAACGTCGGAAAAAGTGCGTTCGACCTGGCAGGGGAAGGAGGTGACCAGGGGGTCGGTGGGGTCGCTCTGGTGGAGAAATTCATCCAGGTTCGAGTCCCCATCGCCATCGCTGTCAATTTCGGCGTCGGAGCTGTCGAGCGGATCGAGCCCGTAGGTCTCTTCAAAAATATCGGACATGCCGTCGTTGTCGTCATCTTCGTCGGCATTATCCCCCGTACCATCCCCATCCACATCCGCCCAATCAATGGGATCGTTGGGAAAGAGGTCATCTTCATCCGCCACTCCATCCCCGTCGGAGTCGGCTTGGGGGCAGGCGGTGACGGTCATGTCGAGATCGTAGGCGTCGATGGTGGCGTTG
Protein-coding sequences here:
- a CDS encoding DUF1566 domain-containing protein, coding for VVRSDGTIWSWGDNAFRELGIGSTIDNISTPSQTLFIADIGLIDEATHPEGLFPNNSAEEADILSDGIKLRDAIDSVGDEDWGTFTFTLSFGVVIETSGDSGDTYLTLYNSDLEEVASDDDGGVDFWSRIELSCDNPLGPDTYYVKVEELGNNATIDAYDLDMTVTACPQADSDGDGVADEDDLFPNDPIDWADVDGDGTGDNADEDDDNDGMSDIFEETYGLDPLDSSDAEIDSDGDGDSNLDEFLHQSDPTDPLVTSFPCQVERTFSDVSCDHFAADEISILAETSITNGCGDGSYCPDNTLQRAEMAVFLLRALYGSDYIPNSASGEMFDDVSADYWVGNFIEHFMDLGITSGCSDSGFCPSNDISRAEMAIFLLRIRYGADYQPPEATGTLFGDVSADYWAASYIEQLDREGVASSSMEPGRECDGEGNYCPSQNINRGEMAYFLVNLFGLGEETDSPTTALVQQTGQTTSVATGDDGDLQPGVTWPEPRFTDNGDGTVTDHLTGLIWLQDAGCWESDSSGIDEIESLNGGEVICESYTSPFSDWRLPSIRELQSLSDLGNSSPALPTGHPFLNVQTDSDYLSNTYYELSSQGYSWLLDMGTGAITPDASAARIWPVRDATPLQQLKTRESNTAALVPQTGQTASYWSGDDGDLQSGVAWPEPRFSNNGDGTITDQLTTLVWMKNAACWDADTWEVGLNRVAELNVGLQTCTGYDGRDANWRLPTRNELLSLVDLSWYYTDYPFDNRQSNYWSSTSPPNEEDMAWYVGFGGISNTMETLKTFHAWPVRDGS